One window from the genome of Fulvivirga lutea encodes:
- a CDS encoding TlpA family protein disulfide reductase, translating into MDIHVIVKLNYFGMFNVYLIVKEKIIKEMKSWGVILVIFLGLYLTGLHTEVAALAQRAILTTGLISADTNTDSDTEQKVDYNFKLKNLNGETVSLEDYKGKVIFLNIWATWCAPCIAEMPNIQSLYDKVDKDKIAFVMLSMDNSEAKAKKFIDKKGFTFPTFIAASDVPDLFRVPSIPTTFVISKDGKVASKNVGMANYDKKKFREFLEELAEK; encoded by the coding sequence GTGGACATACATGTTATTGTTAAATTGAATTACTTTGGCATGTTTAATGTTTACCTGATTGTGAAAGAGAAAATTATAAAAGAGATGAAAAGCTGGGGCGTCATATTAGTCATATTTCTAGGACTATATTTAACTGGATTGCATACGGAAGTGGCAGCCTTAGCGCAAAGAGCAATATTAACTACTGGACTTATTTCAGCTGACACTAATACCGATTCAGATACCGAACAAAAGGTAGATTATAACTTTAAGCTGAAAAATCTGAATGGTGAAACCGTTAGTTTAGAGGACTATAAAGGCAAAGTGATTTTTCTTAACATATGGGCTACATGGTGTGCCCCTTGCATTGCAGAAATGCCTAATATCCAAAGTTTATACGATAAGGTAGATAAAGATAAGATAGCTTTTGTCATGCTTTCGATGGACAATTCAGAAGCCAAGGCTAAAAAATTTATTGATAAGAAAGGCTTCACTTTCCCAACATTTATTGCGGCCAGCGATGTACCTGATCTGTTTAGAGTGCCCTCTATCCCCACCACGTTTGTGATTTCTAAAGATGGTAAAGTAGCCTCAAAAAATGTTGGCATGGCTAATTATGATAAGAAGAAATTCAGAGAGTTTTTGGAGGAGTTAGCTGAAAAGTGA
- the topA gene encoding type I DNA topoisomerase → MPKNLVIVESPAKAKTIEGYLGKDYKVTSSYGHVRDLPKGDKAIDKENGFLPTYEISPDKKAVIKELKKLAKDSDIIYLASDDDREGEAISWHLKEALGLDDAKTRRIVFREITKNAIQNAIQSPRGIDLDLVNAQQARRVLDRLVGFELSPILWKKIKTGLSAGRVQSVAVRLVVEREREIEKFKPEIFYKITASFDVGNKKILQAELSKRFKTEDEAQKFLEACAEATFTIKDLQKKPTKKTPAPPFTTSTLQQEASRKLGFSVSQTMTVAQRLYEAGIISYMRTDSVNLSQEAVDSAVNEIKKEYGDDFVKVRQYKTKSSSAQEAHEAIRPTNFAVTNPSADRNGTRLYELIWKRAIASQMADAQIEKTTATIDISTLEDTLTASGEVVKFEGFLKVYLESTDDEDENEEQKGMLPPLSAGQELDLTEMNARQGFTRPPARYTEASLVKKLEEMGIGRPSTYAPTISTIQKRNYVEKEYREGKEREYQILTLKGGKINSKTQTEITGTEKNKMFPTNIAMVVTDFLVDHFPNVTNYSFTAEVEQKFDEIASGMKEWDKMIGEFYSEFHAKVETTENIERADVPSSRELGMDPKSGRKVIARLGKFGPLVQIGDEEEDGKKPQFASLRQGQFIESITLEDALELFKLPRELGEYEGKPMLVGLGRFGPYVKYDGKFVSIPKTDDPYTIEDERAIELIKAKEEADKNKFIKTFDENPDVQVLNGRYGPYIKVGRKNVKIPKDKEPKDLTLEECLELAEKTPEKKGRYAKKK, encoded by the coding sequence ATGCCGAAGAATTTAGTGATAGTGGAGTCACCAGCGAAAGCCAAGACGATTGAAGGATACTTAGGGAAAGATTATAAAGTGACTTCCAGTTATGGGCATGTCAGAGACTTACCCAAGGGCGATAAAGCCATTGATAAAGAGAATGGGTTTTTACCCACCTATGAAATAAGCCCCGATAAGAAAGCAGTTATTAAAGAATTGAAAAAGCTTGCCAAGGATTCTGACATCATCTATCTGGCGAGTGATGATGACCGCGAAGGAGAAGCTATCTCATGGCATTTAAAGGAGGCTTTGGGTTTAGATGATGCTAAAACAAGGCGAATCGTATTTAGAGAGATTACTAAGAATGCCATTCAAAACGCTATTCAATCACCGCGAGGAATAGATTTGGACTTGGTAAATGCGCAGCAGGCTCGTAGGGTGTTGGATAGATTGGTAGGTTTTGAGCTGTCTCCTATACTATGGAAGAAGATTAAAACAGGTCTTTCGGCAGGTAGGGTGCAATCAGTGGCCGTGAGGTTAGTTGTTGAAAGAGAGCGTGAAATCGAGAAATTCAAGCCAGAAATTTTCTATAAAATCACTGCTTCATTCGATGTAGGGAACAAAAAAATACTTCAAGCAGAACTTTCTAAACGCTTTAAAACAGAGGATGAGGCTCAGAAATTCCTTGAAGCATGTGCGGAGGCAACGTTTACAATAAAGGATCTTCAAAAGAAGCCAACTAAAAAAACTCCTGCACCACCATTTACAACATCTACATTGCAACAGGAGGCCAGTAGAAAATTAGGCTTTTCCGTATCGCAAACAATGACTGTTGCTCAGCGATTATATGAAGCGGGTATAATATCCTATATGCGAACGGACTCTGTGAATCTATCTCAGGAAGCTGTTGATAGTGCTGTTAATGAAATTAAAAAAGAATATGGCGATGACTTCGTAAAAGTAAGGCAATATAAAACCAAATCGAGCTCTGCACAGGAGGCACACGAAGCCATCAGACCTACAAACTTTGCTGTGACCAATCCTTCTGCAGATAGGAACGGCACTCGTTTATATGAATTAATTTGGAAACGTGCCATCGCTTCTCAAATGGCGGATGCTCAAATAGAAAAAACAACAGCCACAATAGATATTTCTACGTTGGAAGACACACTTACTGCAAGTGGTGAAGTGGTAAAATTTGAAGGATTCTTAAAGGTCTATTTGGAATCTACGGATGATGAAGATGAAAATGAAGAGCAAAAAGGAATGTTGCCACCATTGTCTGCTGGGCAGGAATTAGATTTAACCGAAATGAATGCTCGACAGGGCTTTACAAGGCCTCCGGCAAGATACACAGAAGCCAGTTTGGTTAAGAAGTTAGAAGAAATGGGCATCGGTCGACCATCTACTTATGCGCCAACCATTTCTACGATTCAAAAGCGAAATTATGTAGAGAAGGAATACCGTGAGGGAAAAGAACGTGAATATCAGATACTAACACTCAAAGGCGGTAAAATAAATTCTAAAACACAAACAGAAATTACAGGCACAGAAAAGAACAAAATGTTTCCTACCAATATTGCAATGGTGGTGACTGACTTTCTGGTAGATCATTTCCCGAATGTGACCAACTATAGCTTTACAGCCGAAGTCGAACAAAAATTTGACGAAATAGCCTCCGGGATGAAAGAGTGGGATAAAATGATAGGCGAGTTTTATTCTGAATTTCATGCAAAAGTAGAAACCACAGAGAACATTGAGCGGGCTGACGTTCCGAGTTCAAGAGAGTTGGGTATGGATCCAAAATCAGGTAGAAAGGTAATTGCAAGACTGGGCAAGTTTGGACCATTAGTACAGATTGGAGATGAGGAGGAAGATGGTAAAAAGCCGCAGTTTGCCAGCTTAAGGCAAGGCCAGTTTATTGAGAGCATCACGTTAGAAGATGCATTGGAGCTATTTAAACTTCCTAGAGAACTAGGCGAGTACGAAGGTAAACCAATGTTGGTTGGCTTAGGCAGGTTCGGCCCATATGTGAAATACGATGGCAAATTTGTGTCTATTCCTAAAACTGATGACCCTTACACTATAGAAGATGAACGCGCCATTGAGTTGATCAAGGCGAAAGAAGAAGCTGATAAAAATAAGTTCATCAAAACCTTTGATGAGAATCCGGACGTTCAGGTATTAAACGGACGCTACGGGCCTTACATCAAAGTGGGAAGGAAAAACGTAAAAATTCCTAAAGACAAAGAACCTAAAGACCTTACATTGGAGGAATGCCTGGAGTTAGCAGAAAAGACGCCTGAGAAAAAGGGGAGGTATGCGAAGAAGAAATGA
- a CDS encoding Tex family protein produces the protein MMIDNISKVAEELSISSKQVKSVVDLLDEGATVPFISRYRKEVTGSLDEVQITSIRDRVEQLRELDKRREAILKSIEKQEKLTPELEAQINKAETLSELEDIYLPYKPKRKTRASVAKEKGLEPLAKLIFEQNSIDVDSKALEFINDELGVTSSEEALQGARDIIAEWVNEDQEVRKTMRQLFEKEALIVSKVIKGKEEEGQKYKDYFDWSESIAKVPSHRLLAMRRGEKEMILSLDVAPDADLAISKMEKIVLKGSNKASKQVEEAVKDCYSRLLKPSMETEMRVATKQSADEEAIKVFADNLRELLLASPLGQKNVLALDPGFRTGCKLVVLDKQGKLLYNNAIYPNEPQKRIAESGALIKSLCEKYNIEAIAIGNGTASRETEKFVKEIGLPTSILILMVNESGASIYSASDVAREEFPDQDVTVRGAVSIGRRLMDPLAELVKIDAKSIGVGQYQHDVDQTSLKKGLDDVVVSCVNSVGVELNTASKELLSYVSGLGPQLAKGIVDFRNENGPFTDRKSLTKVPRLGDKAFEQSAGFLRIRGAKNPLDESAVHPERYELVAQMAKDLNCSVSDLMKDADLRKKLDLKKYISDDVGLPTLNDIMDELAKPGRDPRDKFEVFSFQEGVNHMEDLKMGMTLPGIVTNVTNFGAFVDIGVHQDGLVHVSHLADKFVSNPAEIVSVQQKVNVTVLEVDIPRKRISLSMKSDPFGKKPERKPSNKKSHSNQQSNNEGDLQHKLSQLKGMFNG, from the coding sequence ATGATGATTGATAATATTTCTAAAGTAGCAGAAGAGCTATCTATAAGCTCTAAACAGGTAAAATCTGTAGTTGATTTGTTGGATGAGGGAGCTACTGTCCCCTTTATTTCAAGATATAGAAAGGAAGTAACGGGTAGCTTAGATGAGGTGCAGATTACTTCTATTCGTGACAGAGTAGAGCAATTAAGAGAGCTGGATAAAAGGCGCGAAGCAATATTAAAATCAATTGAAAAGCAGGAGAAATTAACGCCAGAACTTGAAGCTCAAATTAATAAAGCAGAAACACTATCTGAGCTGGAAGATATTTATTTGCCCTATAAACCAAAACGTAAAACAAGAGCTAGCGTAGCAAAAGAAAAGGGGCTAGAACCTTTAGCTAAGCTTATTTTCGAGCAAAATAGCATTGATGTAGACTCCAAGGCACTGGAATTTATCAATGATGAGTTGGGTGTAACGTCATCTGAAGAAGCTTTGCAAGGCGCCAGGGATATTATCGCTGAGTGGGTGAATGAAGATCAGGAGGTGCGAAAAACGATGCGTCAGTTATTTGAAAAAGAGGCGCTGATTGTTTCTAAAGTAATTAAAGGAAAAGAGGAAGAAGGTCAGAAGTATAAGGATTATTTCGATTGGAGCGAGTCAATCGCTAAAGTGCCATCACATAGACTATTGGCTATGCGCAGGGGCGAAAAGGAAATGATTTTGTCATTGGATGTGGCACCTGATGCAGATCTAGCGATATCCAAGATGGAAAAAATAGTTTTAAAAGGTTCTAATAAAGCATCTAAGCAAGTAGAAGAAGCCGTGAAAGATTGCTATTCAAGATTGCTGAAGCCTTCCATGGAAACGGAGATGCGCGTGGCAACCAAACAGTCTGCTGATGAAGAGGCTATTAAAGTATTTGCCGATAACTTAAGAGAGTTGTTGTTGGCCTCACCTTTAGGGCAGAAGAATGTACTTGCTTTAGACCCGGGCTTTAGAACAGGCTGTAAGTTAGTGGTGCTTGATAAGCAAGGAAAGTTGTTGTACAATAATGCCATTTATCCTAATGAACCACAGAAACGAATTGCTGAGTCAGGCGCTTTAATTAAGAGTCTTTGCGAGAAATATAACATTGAGGCAATTGCCATAGGAAATGGTACTGCAAGCCGGGAAACAGAGAAATTTGTAAAGGAGATTGGTTTACCAACTTCGATACTAATTCTAATGGTTAATGAAAGTGGTGCGTCCATCTATTCTGCATCTGATGTGGCAAGGGAAGAGTTTCCTGATCAGGATGTAACGGTGAGAGGCGCTGTTTCCATTGGTCGAAGATTGATGGACCCATTGGCTGAGTTAGTGAAAATTGATGCCAAGTCAATAGGAGTAGGTCAATATCAGCACGATGTGGATCAAACTTCATTAAAAAAGGGTTTGGATGATGTGGTTGTGAGTTGTGTAAACTCTGTTGGAGTGGAGCTAAATACTGCTAGTAAAGAACTGCTTTCGTATGTTTCAGGGTTAGGGCCTCAATTAGCGAAGGGTATTGTTGATTTTAGAAATGAAAACGGACCATTCACAGATAGAAAGTCCTTAACCAAAGTGCCAAGGTTAGGGGATAAGGCTTTTGAGCAGTCAGCAGGTTTCTTAAGAATCAGAGGTGCTAAAAACCCGTTAGATGAAAGTGCGGTACACCCCGAGCGGTATGAGTTAGTTGCGCAAATGGCTAAAGACCTTAATTGCTCCGTTTCTGACTTGATGAAAGATGCAGACTTGCGTAAGAAACTTGATTTGAAAAAATACATTTCAGATGATGTTGGATTACCTACATTAAATGATATCATGGATGAGTTAGCAAAGCCTGGCCGTGACCCTCGTGATAAATTCGAAGTATTTAGTTTCCAGGAAGGTGTAAATCACATGGAGGACCTTAAAATGGGAATGACTTTGCCCGGTATCGTTACTAACGTAACCAATTTTGGGGCATTTGTAGATATTGGTGTCCATCAGGATGGCTTAGTGCATGTGAGTCATTTGGCTGATAAGTTTGTGAGTAACCCGGCAGAAATAGTATCTGTGCAGCAAAAAGTGAATGTAACAGTTTTAGAAGTTGATATTCCAAGAAAACGCATTAGCCTTTCAATGAAAAGCGATCCGTTTGGTAAAAAGCCAGAACGAAAGCCGTCAAACAAAAAATCGCATTCAAATCAACAAAGCAATAACGAAGGTGATTTACAGCATAAGCTAAGTCAGCTCAAAGGAATGTTTAATGGATAA
- a CDS encoding tellurite resistance TerB family protein codes for MLNVNIEHFRNLISLAAADGKIADVEMVALSKIAYENGIPLDRLNVMIDRADEYVYLIPQNQQDRDQQMEDMIKLAMLDGEFANAERELINLVGGRLGFSPKEIRAKIDGYLKDAPSVDRD; via the coding sequence ATGCTTAACGTCAATATAGAACACTTTCGTAACCTTATTTCTCTGGCTGCGGCCGATGGTAAAATAGCCGATGTAGAAATGGTGGCTCTATCAAAAATCGCCTATGAAAATGGAATTCCCTTGGACAGACTTAATGTGATGATTGACCGGGCTGATGAATATGTTTATCTCATCCCTCAAAATCAGCAAGATAGAGATCAGCAGATGGAAGACATGATTAAGCTGGCTATGCTAGATGGCGAATTTGCAAACGCAGAAAGAGAACTTATCAACTTGGTAGGAGGTAGACTAGGGTTTAGTCCAAAAGAAATCAGGGCTAAAATTGATGGATATCTTAAGGATGCCCCTTCTGTAGATAGGGATTAA
- a CDS encoding SixA phosphatase family protein, with the protein MSKNLYLLRHAKASEKLADQKDFDRTLDSQGLQNATRMGINLLNKKVQFDIIIASPAVRALSTASLVAEQIKYDTNRIHQNEDIYEASTRSLLQVVNQLKNEWDTVLLVGHNPSVTYLAEYLSKSEIGDITTCGLAHIKFKNLQWNEVSEGTGELKSYEYPDLLNF; encoded by the coding sequence ATGAGCAAAAATTTATACTTACTCAGACATGCCAAGGCAAGTGAAAAACTTGCTGATCAGAAGGATTTTGACAGAACACTAGATTCTCAAGGTTTGCAAAATGCCACCCGCATGGGCATAAACCTGTTAAATAAAAAGGTACAGTTCGATATAATAATAGCTAGCCCTGCAGTAAGAGCTCTAAGCACAGCATCGTTGGTAGCAGAGCAAATCAAGTACGATACTAATAGAATTCATCAGAACGAAGACATTTACGAAGCCTCCACAAGAAGTTTACTTCAGGTAGTTAATCAATTAAAGAACGAATGGGACACTGTGTTACTGGTCGGCCACAATCCATCAGTTACTTACCTGGCAGAATACTTGAGTAAATCAGAAATTGGAGACATTACCACCTGTGGGTTGGCACATATTAAGTTTAAAAACCTACAATGGAATGAAGTATCGGAAGGTACTGGTGAACTAAAAAGTTACGAATATCCTGACTTGCTAAACTTTTAA
- a CDS encoding SIR2 family NAD-dependent protein deacylase, which translates to MLNLVVLSGAGISAESGLKTFRDAGGLWEGHDVMQVASPEGWAANPQLVLEFYNQRRRAALEAMPNLGHTVLAQLEEDFEVTVITQNVDELHERAGSSKVVHLHGKLSEARSSVDESLIYPLEGKDIQWGDLCDKGSQLRPNIVWFGEMVPMIEVAARITEKADIFIVVGTSMAVYPAASLIDFVRHDVPVYVVDPSTPMIRHNPNITFIRDKATTGLKTVAKELREKFH; encoded by the coding sequence ATGCTCAACCTAGTAGTTCTTTCTGGAGCCGGTATTAGTGCTGAAAGTGGTCTCAAGACTTTCAGAGATGCTGGTGGACTTTGGGAAGGGCATGATGTAATGCAGGTGGCTTCGCCAGAAGGCTGGGCTGCCAATCCGCAACTGGTTCTGGAGTTTTATAACCAACGAAGAAGAGCGGCTTTAGAAGCTATGCCTAACCTCGGGCATACTGTTCTGGCGCAATTAGAAGAAGATTTTGAGGTCACGGTCATCACACAAAATGTAGATGAATTGCATGAAAGGGCAGGCTCATCTAAGGTGGTGCATCTTCATGGAAAACTAAGCGAAGCAAGAAGTAGTGTGGACGAGTCACTCATTTATCCTTTGGAAGGCAAAGACATTCAATGGGGAGATTTGTGCGATAAAGGTTCACAATTACGTCCTAATATAGTATGGTTCGGGGAAATGGTACCTATGATTGAGGTAGCAGCTAGAATCACAGAAAAGGCAGATATTTTTATTGTAGTGGGTACTTCTATGGCAGTTTACCCCGCGGCTAGTTTAATAGATTTCGTTAGGCATGATGTGCCTGTGTATGTGGTGGACCCAAGCACACCCATGATTCGCCACAATCCTAACATTACGTTTATTAGAGATAAAGCTACTACAGGACTTAAGACTGTCGCTAAAGAGTTAAGAGAGAAGTTTCATTAA
- a CDS encoding CHAT domain-containing protein has product MAFALIRTLLLFLAVHLCSYSFAQNLTKLSNKAVEAYKEGRFEDALEQCDKALKKLTSNNGEQSELLISCLKTKAMAQSALGLHEDALENLRAATKWSKKVYQLPHYSHIEQYNEFAKLFITLAKYDSADYYLQLAMSGFQSIKDQNEQHYQQWIHHLNNLLFQTNGLQATVLSDKGKTEEAINTLKITLPWYMHSYPETYSSMSNYQLTINNVATYYNEIGELDSARKYALHYYDLIANSRNPLDKIHAIQNLGSIERNAGNLNNASRYWADALSLIETSNMDNNYIHMVILNNLGELYIEIEDYEQAIESFNKSLNIQRSRQAINPPLYQTTISNLAVAQHWSGKYAQADSTFNILIDNLLDEIRHNFTYLSDEEKLSFYKQQLDFIDNYKSFAFEAGNFLTIQESEEPYVNPDITGRLYDLQISTKAIILNASKRMRQAILNAKDAELVASYEFWEQSKNKLARLLNKENNDPIEIENLKFKIEQYERWLTNHSRSFRSGFVVDNVSWQKIQQKLKPNEAAVEMINFFDGLIYGALILTSETKDRPVMSLVMSTQSKHLDKQYFQQYRNAITYQMQDTISYKTYWQPIIDSIQQYMPQNQMPKRIYFSNDGIYNQINLNTLYNTEENQFVLDETDIIILTNTKELLEADSPKSASKKAVLFGEPKFSKAEKPTYYDELPATGVEVKKIEQLLRNADWQPDTFLEEHASEGNLKSIENPYLIHIATHGYFKPTEGHSSFIEAMMSSGLVMSGVEDDQLHEDGLLTSYEMLNLNLDSTELVVLSACETAKGTESHGEGVYGLQRALRVSGAKHLVMSLWQVDDEATQKLMTHFYTYWTNGTPMRESLRLAQQELRKKYPSPYYWGAFILTGI; this is encoded by the coding sequence ATGGCCTTTGCTTTAATAAGAACCTTACTACTCTTTTTAGCTGTACATCTGTGTAGTTATTCGTTTGCACAAAACCTAACTAAACTTAGCAACAAGGCAGTTGAAGCATACAAAGAAGGAAGATTTGAAGACGCATTAGAGCAATGCGATAAAGCTCTGAAGAAGCTTACCAGCAATAACGGTGAACAATCTGAGCTGTTGATTAGCTGCCTCAAAACCAAGGCCATGGCACAATCGGCATTGGGTCTGCATGAGGATGCATTAGAAAATTTAAGGGCTGCCACTAAGTGGAGTAAAAAGGTATATCAACTACCACACTACTCGCACATTGAACAATACAATGAATTCGCTAAGCTTTTTATCACCCTCGCCAAGTACGATAGTGCTGATTACTATTTGCAACTAGCCATGAGCGGATTTCAATCTATCAAAGACCAAAACGAACAGCACTACCAGCAATGGATTCACCATCTTAATAACTTGCTTTTTCAAACGAACGGTTTACAAGCCACTGTACTTTCCGATAAAGGCAAAACTGAGGAAGCTATTAACACCTTAAAAATTACCCTGCCCTGGTATATGCATTCTTATCCAGAGACCTATTCTTCTATGAGCAACTATCAACTAACCATTAATAACGTAGCCACTTATTACAATGAAATTGGTGAGTTGGATAGCGCACGAAAGTATGCCTTGCATTATTATGATCTTATTGCAAATTCAAGGAATCCGTTAGATAAAATTCATGCCATCCAAAATCTGGGTAGCATAGAACGTAATGCTGGAAATCTGAATAATGCCAGTAGATATTGGGCAGATGCATTATCGCTAATCGAAACATCTAACATGGATAACAACTATATCCACATGGTTATTTTAAATAATCTTGGTGAGTTGTACATAGAAATAGAAGACTATGAACAAGCGATTGAAAGTTTTAATAAATCACTTAATATACAACGAAGCCGACAGGCTATTAATCCCCCACTCTATCAGACTACGATTTCTAACCTGGCGGTGGCGCAGCATTGGTCGGGCAAATATGCCCAGGCTGACTCAACTTTTAACATTCTCATTGATAACCTCCTAGACGAGATAAGGCATAATTTCACTTATCTCAGTGATGAAGAAAAACTATCTTTTTATAAGCAACAATTAGACTTCATCGACAATTACAAATCATTTGCTTTTGAGGCAGGTAATTTCCTTACCATACAGGAAAGTGAAGAACCTTATGTTAATCCTGATATTACCGGTAGACTTTACGATTTACAGATAAGTACTAAGGCCATCATTCTTAACGCCAGTAAACGAATGAGGCAGGCTATACTTAATGCCAAAGATGCCGAACTAGTGGCCAGTTATGAGTTCTGGGAACAATCTAAAAATAAACTCGCTCGGTTACTGAATAAAGAAAATAATGATCCCATAGAAATTGAAAATCTAAAATTTAAAATTGAGCAATATGAGCGGTGGCTAACTAACCATTCAAGAAGCTTTAGAAGTGGTTTTGTGGTTGACAATGTTTCATGGCAAAAAATACAGCAGAAACTAAAGCCTAATGAGGCTGCCGTTGAAATGATTAACTTTTTTGATGGACTGATATACGGTGCGCTCATTCTTACTTCAGAAACAAAAGATCGCCCTGTGATGTCGCTCGTTATGAGCACCCAATCTAAACACCTTGACAAGCAATATTTTCAGCAATATCGTAATGCTATTACTTATCAAATGCAGGATACTATTTCATATAAGACCTATTGGCAGCCCATCATAGATTCTATTCAACAGTATATGCCTCAAAATCAAATGCCCAAACGCATATATTTTTCAAATGATGGTATTTACAACCAAATCAATCTTAACACGCTTTATAATACAGAAGAAAACCAGTTTGTGCTTGATGAGACTGACATCATAATCCTGACCAACACCAAAGAACTGTTAGAAGCAGACAGCCCAAAATCAGCTTCTAAAAAGGCTGTATTATTTGGCGAGCCCAAGTTTAGTAAAGCTGAAAAACCTACATATTATGACGAATTACCAGCTACCGGTGTTGAAGTAAAGAAAATTGAACAACTATTGCGAAATGCAGATTGGCAACCGGACACCTTCCTTGAGGAACATGCAAGTGAAGGCAACTTAAAGTCAATTGAAAACCCATATTTGATTCATATCGCTACGCATGGATATTTTAAACCAACAGAAGGCCATTCTTCATTTATAGAAGCCATGATGAGTTCGGGGTTGGTTATGTCAGGTGTGGAAGACGATCAACTCCATGAGGACGGCTTGCTGACTTCCTACGAAATGCTTAACCTAAACCTCGACTCGACAGAGCTAGTGGTGTTGAGTGCATGTGAAACAGCAAAGGGTACTGAGTCTCATGGAGAAGGCGTTTATGGACTTCAGCGCGCATTGAGGGTTTCTGGAGCAAAACACCTGGTAATGAGCCTCTGGCAAGTAGACGATGAAGCCACTCAAAAGTTGATGACACATTTCTACACCTATTGGACTAACGGTACTCCTATGAGGGAATCACTGAGGTTAGCACAACAGGAATTGAGAAAAAAATATCCTAGTCCTTATTATTGGGGGGCATTTATCCTGACTGGGATTTGA
- a CDS encoding type II toxin-antitoxin system RelE family toxin has product MLVIFLKSFLNDIKKINDAKLKQRLKTIIEKLESEESLEEIANLKKLRGHPTAYRIRLGDYRIGLFYDQEEVKLVRFLKRSDIYKLFP; this is encoded by the coding sequence ATGCTGGTAATATTCTTAAAATCTTTCTTGAATGACATCAAAAAGATAAATGATGCTAAACTTAAACAACGCTTGAAAACTATTATTGAGAAGCTCGAAAGCGAAGAATCATTGGAGGAAATTGCTAATCTAAAAAAGTTAAGGGGCCATCCAACAGCATACAGAATTAGGTTAGGCGATTATAGGATAGGTTTGTTTTATGATCAAGAAGAAGTTAAACTTGTTCGTTTTTTAAAGCGAAGTGATATTTATAAACTCTTTCCTTAA
- a CDS encoding agmatinase family protein, producing MSKKEDIIASFDPNGPGVSGQLFGLPFDYESADLIIIPVPWEVTVSYTAGTADGPQAILDASTQVDLFLKDVPDAWKMGIHMLPIDKELIKENKKYRDLAYKYISWLENNEEEWITDELKIIPNAVNEMAEKLNIYVRSQASKIHNQGKMVALLGGDHSTPLGIINAMADEYPDMGILQIDAHADLREAYENFTYSHASIMFNALKNKKISKLVQVGIRDYCDEEMQYITNSKGRVKTFFDSDIKAQQFEGTPWAKICDLIINELPKHVYISFDIDGLDPKLCPNTGTPVPGGFEFNEVVYLVKKVVESGRTIVSFDLNEVAPGETEWDANVGARLLYHLSTLMGVSQGKLTFKP from the coding sequence ATGAGTAAAAAGGAAGATATTATCGCATCTTTTGATCCCAATGGACCAGGGGTTTCGGGCCAATTATTTGGACTACCATTTGATTATGAAAGTGCGGATTTAATTATCATTCCTGTACCATGGGAAGTAACAGTATCTTACACTGCAGGTACTGCAGATGGGCCTCAAGCCATTCTTGATGCCTCTACTCAGGTAGATTTGTTTCTGAAAGATGTTCCCGATGCCTGGAAGATGGGTATACATATGCTGCCCATTGATAAAGAATTAATTAAAGAGAATAAAAAGTATCGTGATCTTGCCTATAAGTACATCTCCTGGTTAGAAAACAATGAAGAAGAATGGATTACTGATGAATTAAAAATAATTCCAAATGCGGTGAATGAAATGGCTGAGAAACTGAACATCTACGTTCGTTCTCAGGCATCTAAGATCCACAATCAAGGTAAGATGGTTGCGCTTTTAGGTGGTGATCATAGTACTCCTTTGGGTATTATTAATGCGATGGCTGATGAATATCCTGACATGGGAATATTGCAAATAGATGCCCATGCAGATTTACGCGAGGCCTACGAGAACTTCACATACTCACACGCATCGATCATGTTTAATGCTTTAAAGAACAAGAAAATTTCTAAACTGGTGCAGGTGGGCATAAGGGATTATTGCGATGAGGAAATGCAGTACATTACCAATTCGAAAGGAAGAGTTAAAACCTTTTTCGATTCCGATATTAAAGCGCAACAGTTTGAAGGAACACCATGGGCAAAAATATGCGATTTAATCATCAACGAACTACCAAAGCACGTTTATATCAGTTTTGATATTGATGGTCTGGACCCCAAGCTTTGTCCGAACACCGGCACACCGGTACCCGGAGGTTTTGAGTTCAATGAAGTAGTTTATCTAGTAAAGAAAGTAGTTGAATCGGGCCGCACCATAGTTTCATTTGATTTAAATGAAGTGGCTCCTGGTGAAACCGAATGGGATGCTAACGTAGGCGCGAGACTATTATAT